The Streptomyces sp. NBC_01244 genome contains a region encoding:
- a CDS encoding ATP-binding protein: MIGVIDTDGECAEWAFPAEPGAVRTARHAVRGTLRDWGLDSVGDVTVLLVSELVTNSLRYASGPIGVRLVRRNPAARDAPSGPALLVEVSDPLPDPPRERVAAPDDEGGRGLHLVAVSAQRWGTRHGKSGKTVWFELALPGE; the protein is encoded by the coding sequence GTGATCGGCGTGATCGACACAGACGGTGAATGCGCCGAATGGGCCTTTCCCGCCGAACCGGGTGCCGTCCGCACCGCCCGCCACGCGGTGCGCGGCACTCTTCGCGACTGGGGTCTCGACTCCGTCGGCGACGTCACCGTACTGCTGGTCAGCGAGCTGGTCACCAACTCCCTGCGGTACGCCTCAGGACCCATCGGAGTCCGTCTCGTACGGCGCAATCCAGCCGCCCGGGACGCTCCGTCGGGTCCGGCACTTCTCGTGGAGGTTTCGGATCCGCTTCCGGATCCACCCCGCGAGCGCGTCGCCGCACCCGACGACGAAGGGGGCCGCGGACTCCACCTCGTGGCCGTCTCCGCACAGCGCTGGGGGACCCGTCACGGGAAGTCGGGCAAGACCGTGTGGTTCGAATTGGCTCTTCCTGGTGAGTAA
- a CDS encoding SpoIIE family protein phosphatase: MPGKASGETWRDSLWHSSPPGSIYDYIKVASFSIGPDGLIDQWSLRAEELFGLTAAEAVGRDPVDAFMPPELRAGAHRRVAEILDGKEWTGLIPFRIPGGDGAHGVAEIYVMPTQTETAERAALCVVVDVRALRRIESDLAASQAIFGQSPFGFLLFGTDLTVQRANRRFATVFGGAAEEHRGRTVHDYLPAHEADRMAEALRRVLETGDSVNDLQITGAAPGSRDNRHWSINLYRVHGGTGRPIGVAGIGIDVTRRHLAAREAAGVRRNLALLNEAGHRIGNSLDLETTARELLDVTVPGFCDLAAVDLYQGLLLGDDDRPARPQGPGVPSLPGYGPGRAPSAPLRRVAFSSAVSDAPLSGPGALVSVGEVHRYPAGSPGAFALRTARPRLVEGGGPESGDLVQSTLVVPLVAHDTVVGLAQFSRTKGSEPFGERDRAVAVELAARAAVCIDNARLYRREHERALILQRSLLPPGDPEAAGLDIACRYLPGNAATEVGGDWFDVIELPGHRTALVVGDVMGRGLRAAVAMGELRTAVRTLALLDLEPAEVLTALDEIARGLGAPGGSQQASRAALYSRDADRSEVYLATCVYAVYDPVTRRCTIANAGHMPPVLVEPVEEGGTPRPGLLLEIPTGMPLGVGGEPFEEVEVELPEGALLALYTDGLVESRTHPLEEGLRGLRDALADPSRPLEEVCDHVLNTLDTRHGEDDIALLMARVQGLPVDAVGDWQLPREARSVGRARELARAKLPAWGLEGLLDTTELLVSELVTNALRYGEGEIRLRLLLDRTLVCEVWDANLVQPRRRRARDTDEGGRGLQLVGLLSAGWGTRRTHRGKTVWFELPLPGAVAESVTELSAEQLLSMYG, from the coding sequence GTGCCCGGGAAAGCGTCCGGGGAGACCTGGCGCGACTCCCTGTGGCACAGCAGCCCGCCTGGCTCGATATATGACTACATAAAGGTCGCTTCCTTCTCGATCGGGCCCGACGGGCTGATCGACCAGTGGAGTCTGCGCGCCGAGGAACTCTTCGGGCTGACCGCGGCCGAGGCCGTCGGCCGTGACCCCGTCGACGCCTTCATGCCCCCGGAGCTGCGCGCCGGCGCACACCGCAGGGTGGCCGAGATTCTCGACGGCAAGGAATGGACGGGTCTGATCCCCTTCCGGATCCCCGGCGGCGACGGTGCGCACGGGGTGGCCGAGATCTATGTGATGCCGACCCAGACCGAAACCGCCGAGCGGGCCGCGCTCTGCGTCGTGGTCGACGTACGCGCGCTGCGCCGGATCGAATCCGATCTGGCCGCCTCGCAGGCGATATTCGGTCAATCTCCCTTCGGATTCCTGCTCTTCGGTACGGACCTCACCGTGCAGCGGGCCAACCGCCGCTTCGCGACCGTCTTCGGCGGCGCCGCCGAGGAGCACCGCGGCCGCACCGTCCACGACTACCTGCCCGCGCACGAGGCCGACCGGATGGCCGAGGCCCTGCGCAGGGTCCTGGAAACCGGCGACTCGGTCAACGACCTCCAGATCACCGGCGCCGCCCCCGGCAGCCGGGACAACCGCCACTGGTCCATCAACCTCTACCGGGTCCACGGCGGCACCGGCCGCCCCATCGGGGTCGCCGGCATCGGCATCGACGTGACCCGCCGCCACCTCGCCGCCCGCGAGGCCGCCGGGGTCCGGCGCAACCTGGCCCTGCTCAACGAGGCCGGACACCGCATCGGCAACTCCCTCGACCTGGAGACCACCGCCCGCGAACTCCTCGACGTCACCGTCCCCGGCTTCTGCGACCTGGCCGCGGTCGACCTCTACCAGGGGCTGCTGCTCGGCGACGACGACCGCCCCGCCCGCCCGCAGGGCCCCGGCGTGCCCAGCCTGCCCGGCTACGGGCCCGGACGCGCGCCCTCGGCGCCCCTGCGGCGGGTGGCCTTCTCCTCGGCCGTGTCGGACGCGCCGCTGTCCGGTCCGGGCGCGCTGGTCTCCGTAGGGGAGGTGCACCGGTACCCGGCCGGTTCCCCGGGGGCCTTCGCCCTGCGCACGGCGCGGCCGCGGCTGGTGGAGGGCGGCGGACCCGAGTCCGGGGACCTCGTGCAGTCCACGCTCGTGGTGCCGCTGGTCGCGCACGACACGGTGGTCGGGCTCGCGCAGTTCTCCCGCACCAAGGGCAGCGAGCCCTTCGGCGAACGCGACCGGGCGGTCGCGGTGGAGCTCGCCGCGCGCGCCGCCGTCTGCATCGACAACGCGCGGCTCTACCGGCGCGAACACGAGCGCGCGCTGATACTCCAGCGCAGCCTGCTGCCCCCGGGCGACCCGGAGGCCGCCGGACTCGACATCGCCTGCCGCTACCTGCCGGGCAATGCCGCCACCGAGGTCGGTGGCGACTGGTTCGACGTCATCGAGTTGCCCGGGCACCGTACGGCGCTGGTCGTCGGCGACGTCATGGGCCGCGGACTGCGGGCCGCCGTCGCCATGGGCGAACTGCGCACCGCCGTACGGACCCTCGCGCTGCTGGACCTGGAACCGGCGGAGGTGCTGACCGCGCTGGACGAGATCGCCCGGGGCCTCGGCGCACCCGGCGGCTCCCAGCAGGCCTCCCGGGCCGCGCTGTACTCCCGGGACGCCGACCGCTCCGAGGTGTACCTCGCTACGTGCGTCTACGCCGTCTACGACCCGGTCACCCGGCGCTGCACCATCGCCAACGCCGGCCACATGCCGCCGGTGCTGGTCGAACCGGTGGAGGAGGGCGGTACGCCCCGCCCCGGACTGCTCCTGGAGATCCCGACCGGGATGCCGCTGGGCGTCGGCGGGGAACCCTTCGAGGAGGTCGAGGTCGAACTCCCCGAGGGAGCACTGCTCGCGCTCTACACCGACGGCCTCGTCGAATCACGGACGCACCCGCTGGAGGAGGGCCTGCGCGGTCTTCGGGACGCGCTGGCCGACCCGTCGCGCCCCCTGGAGGAGGTCTGCGACCACGTCCTGAACACCCTGGACACCCGGCACGGCGAGGACGACATCGCGCTGCTGATGGCCCGGGTCCAGGGCCTTCCGGTGGACGCGGTCGGCGACTGGCAGCTCCCGCGCGAGGCACGCTCGGTGGGCCGGGCCCGCGAGCTGGCCCGGGCGAAGCTGCCCGCGTGGGGTCTGGAGGGACTGCTCGACACCACCGAACTCCTGGTGAGCGAGCTCGTGACGAACGCCCTGCGCTACGGCGAGGGCGAGATCCGGCTGCGCCTCCTGCTGGACCGGACCCTGGTCTGCGAGGTCTGGGACGCCAACCTGGTCCAGCCCCGCCGCCGCCGGGCTCGGGACACCGACGAGGGCGGCCGCGGCCTGCAGCTGGTCGGCCTGCTCTCCGCGGGCTGGGGCACCCGCCGCACCCACCGGGGCAAGACGGTCTGGTTCGAGCTCCCGCTCCCGGGCGCGGTGGCGGAATCGGTGACGGAACTGTCGGCGGAGCAACTGCTGAGCATGTACGGGTGA
- a CDS encoding PspA/IM30 family protein codes for MSKQSILGRVTQLAKANINSLLDQAEDPQKMLDQLIRDYTNNISEAEQAVATTIGNLRMLEADHKEDVDAAAEWGGKALAASKKADELRTSGSAADADKFDNLAKVALGRQMQSEKEATTAAPTIAAQTEVVDKLKSGLDSMKTKLTELTAKRDELVSRAKTAQAQNTMMDAVKNIDVMDPTSDITRFEEKVRREEAMALGKQELAASSLDAQFESLDDLGKTSEIEARLAALKTGKAA; via the coding sequence ATGAGCAAGCAGAGCATCCTCGGCCGCGTCACCCAGCTCGCCAAGGCCAACATCAACTCCCTGCTGGACCAGGCGGAGGACCCGCAGAAGATGCTGGACCAGCTCATCCGCGACTACACGAACAACATCTCCGAGGCGGAGCAGGCCGTCGCCACCACCATCGGCAATCTGCGGATGCTGGAGGCGGACCACAAGGAGGACGTGGACGCGGCCGCGGAGTGGGGCGGCAAGGCCCTCGCGGCGAGCAAGAAGGCCGACGAGCTGCGGACGTCCGGGTCGGCCGCCGACGCCGACAAGTTCGACAACCTCGCGAAGGTCGCCCTCGGCCGCCAGATGCAGTCGGAGAAGGAGGCGACCACGGCCGCGCCGACGATCGCCGCCCAGACCGAGGTGGTGGACAAGCTGAAGTCGGGCCTGGACTCGATGAAGACCAAGCTGACGGAGCTGACGGCGAAGCGCGACGAGCTGGTCTCGCGGGCCAAGACCGCGCAGGCGCAGAACACGATGATGGACGCGGTCAAGAACATCGACGTGATGGACCCGACCAGTGACATCACCCGCTTCGAGGAGAAGGTCCGCCGCGAGGAGGCCATGGCCCTGGGCAAGCAGGAGCTGGCCGCCTCCTCCCTGGACGCCCAGTTCGAGTCGCTGGACGACCTCGGCAAGACCTCGGAGATCGAGGCCCGGCTGGCCGCCCTGAAGACCGGCAAAGCCGCCTGA
- a CDS encoding TPM domain-containing protein, with protein MTPPRSSTKRRTTTGIPARTGLALAAALLALAGWTTATAPAARADDPVTLSQQGQITDRVGALGDRKAEVTAALDKLYADRKVQLFVTYVRDFSDRSAQSWADATAQKNGLGQNDVLLAIATGARQYAYSADVDSGFTKEQLAAVAQTAIEPALRQNDWAGAAIGAANGYDAVLGGQPVPVPAVVPGEADPGGAAAGGGESGAGDFVLPVVAVGAAGALGAYAYTRRKRKQAGGSGGGSKTTGWSGQGPAPLSLPELDTKAKALLVETDDAIRTSTEELGFATAQFGEDAVSAFTQAVEFGKGELTAAFRLRQQLDDAYPEDDATRRRMLDEIVARCTEASRRLDAESADFDRLRDLEKNAPQALETVEAHFRALTGRTTTAEATLTALGRQYADSAAAPVASNPEQAKDRLLFATTSLGEARAAIGTGDNGKAAVHVRAAEGAVDQAATLVDAVERRAQELAEAAGKLTGALNETDTDLADARGLLTGTTEGSTGDLRGRISRAEAVLADVRQEQSAGRYDPLDALRRVEEADAALDEALAGARERESGRQRAAALLDQALLTARSAIGAATDYITTSRGAIGSQARTRLAEAQRHLERSTSLAGSDPAGALAEAQQADSLARQAQQLAEQDVRGYQNPYGGGGRQQGGGMGGAVLGGIILGEILGGGRGGGGFGGGGGGGFGGGFGGGGGRGPGSFGGGGTRGRMGGGGRF; from the coding sequence GTGACTCCGCCGAGAAGCAGCACGAAGAGACGCACCACCACCGGGATACCCGCCCGGACCGGCCTCGCCCTCGCCGCCGCGCTGCTCGCGCTCGCCGGCTGGACGACGGCCACCGCCCCGGCCGCCCGGGCCGACGATCCCGTCACCCTGTCCCAGCAGGGGCAGATCACCGACCGGGTGGGCGCCCTGGGCGACCGCAAGGCCGAGGTCACCGCCGCGCTGGACAAGCTGTACGCCGACCGCAAGGTCCAGCTGTTCGTCACGTACGTGCGCGACTTCTCCGACCGGTCCGCGCAGAGCTGGGCCGACGCCACCGCCCAGAAGAACGGCCTCGGCCAGAACGACGTCCTGCTGGCCATCGCCACCGGCGCCCGGCAGTACGCCTATTCGGCCGATGTCGACTCGGGATTCACCAAGGAGCAGCTCGCGGCGGTCGCGCAGACCGCCATCGAGCCGGCCCTCAGGCAGAACGACTGGGCGGGCGCCGCGATCGGCGCCGCCAACGGCTACGACGCCGTCCTGGGCGGACAGCCCGTACCGGTGCCGGCCGTCGTCCCCGGCGAGGCCGACCCCGGAGGCGCCGCGGCGGGCGGCGGCGAGAGCGGCGCCGGGGACTTCGTCCTCCCGGTGGTCGCGGTCGGCGCGGCCGGCGCCCTCGGGGCGTACGCGTACACCCGCCGCAAGCGCAAGCAGGCGGGCGGCAGCGGCGGCGGCTCCAAGACCACCGGCTGGTCCGGGCAGGGCCCCGCCCCGCTCTCCCTGCCGGAGCTGGACACCAAGGCCAAGGCCCTGCTGGTGGAGACCGACGACGCGATCCGCACCAGCACCGAGGAACTCGGCTTCGCCACCGCGCAGTTCGGCGAGGATGCGGTGTCGGCCTTCACGCAGGCGGTGGAGTTCGGGAAGGGCGAGCTGACGGCCGCGTTCCGGCTGCGCCAGCAGCTCGACGACGCGTACCCGGAGGACGACGCCACCCGCCGCCGGATGCTCGACGAGATCGTGGCCCGCTGTACGGAGGCGAGCCGGCGGCTCGACGCCGAGTCGGCGGACTTCGACCGGCTGCGGGACCTGGAGAAGAACGCACCGCAGGCGCTCGAGACCGTGGAGGCCCACTTCCGCGCCCTGACGGGCCGTACGACCACGGCGGAGGCCACCCTCACGGCGCTCGGCCGCCAGTACGCGGACTCCGCGGCGGCCCCGGTCGCCTCCAACCCCGAACAGGCCAAGGACCGGCTGCTGTTCGCGACGACCAGCCTCGGCGAGGCCCGCGCCGCGATCGGTACCGGCGACAACGGCAAGGCCGCCGTGCACGTCCGGGCGGCCGAGGGCGCGGTGGACCAGGCGGCCACCCTGGTCGACGCGGTGGAACGGCGCGCGCAGGAGCTGGCGGAGGCGGCCGGGAAGCTGACGGGCGCGCTCAACGAGACGGACACGGACCTCGCCGACGCGCGCGGGCTGCTGACCGGCACCACCGAGGGCTCGACCGGCGATCTGCGCGGCCGGATCAGCCGGGCGGAGGCCGTACTGGCCGACGTGCGCCAGGAGCAGAGCGCCGGCCGGTACGACCCGCTGGACGCGCTGCGCCGCGTGGAGGAGGCCGACGCGGCCCTCGACGAGGCGCTGGCCGGGGCCCGCGAGCGGGAGTCGGGCCGGCAGCGGGCCGCGGCCCTGCTCGACCAGGCCCTGCTGACGGCCCGCAGCGCGATCGGCGCGGCCACGGACTACATCACCACCAGCCGGGGCGCGATCGGCAGCCAGGCCCGTACCCGGCTGGCGGAGGCCCAGCGCCACCTGGAGCGGTCCACGTCCCTGGCGGGCTCTGACCCGGCGGGCGCACTCGCCGAGGCCCAGCAGGCGGACTCGCTGGCGCGCCAGGCTCAGCAGCTGGCCGAGCAGGACGTACGGGGCTACCAGAACCCGTACGGCGGTGGCGGCCGGCAGCAGGGCGGCGGCATGGGCGGCGCGGTGCTCGGCGGGATCATCCTCGGCGAGATCCTGGGCGGCGGCCGCGGCGGAGGCGGCTTCGGCGGCGGGGGCGGGGGCGGCTTCGGCGGCGGCTTCGGCGGGGGCGGCGGGCGCGGCCCCGGCTCCTTCGGCGGCGGCGGCACCCGCGGCCGCATGGGCGGCGGCGGCCGCTTCTGA
- a CDS encoding serine/threonine-protein kinase encodes MGDQLAGRYRLEQRLGKGGFGEVWRAHDTALDRAVAVKVLLETAMSDEAVARFRREATIGAQLQHPGITVVHDVGQEEGRLFIVMELLAGEDLRATLSRVPDGLPVAVALDLAAQAAEALAAAHERSVIHRDLKPANLFLLPTGRLKICDFGIAHSSDATAGWTVTGRIFGSPPYMAPEQWRGERVDARCDLYALGGVLYALLSGEPPFGEAEVPYVLMRRHIEDRPLPLREAGAVVAPEVERLVRQLLEKDPAHRPESARATAAALRALLAEPLTEPLTGEGARAGTGSGTDVGGGAETRVTGGVETLVTGGAEAPVTGEAETPVTGEAEAPVIGGVEVGVVPAYVREFVRELLLEVEVGLRALEPGDEARIEVLTVAADAAARFDAELAGRLLGDAEIAAWEGGRGDGARVAELLTRLARATSTRAPARARRLLTEAQQALFTVFGSHRAGPLCAVAEELAVVAPGQAARIAEDHFADGMADKRLRARVATAVAAADPAEAELQLALIPDPALRGAATYDMVVAVAPHDVAAALRLSERIGSAGGRLLALCQVARDRFGAGDPAGGARALEQAEEELPRFLEERAAWLREEAAHHTGEGRFDAAERQLSQADALLGGRPGEAADAKADHALASLATARAHREQDTRPPLDPGAAREWAGRARNLPDPAQRALRLALAARLCVGTGRTPWLAEAAAGAGSPAPPGIRALGGPQAPASVRPTGPAPKRRHEPGALEWRTGARPDATYAAGAHVVWRSGTEVGCVGAEEGATRWTARSDEGVAAAPPLPGTGPLLVSCAADAATVYVEVRRDGAPGVRLLAREPRDGRVRWWRDLPGTGRAQQFGPRSLRSAGPVLVHGAPGDLTALRAATGEVLWRRALADPATRSAAAVGDCLVLADVLRLQALHLPTGRPVWSFRRAGPTARTLHDPRLSGGGLVHLLDEGSLLALDQGSGRELWRFALGAPAKGLLVERGTVYAASHDPEGWDLVLALDAGTGALRWQRQAARCAGAGCGLELLGLRPGGLYVKVPQGGRRGLLGRSPDPYAAVLDPASGRPRRYWDHPPLAAADALLIGDHLVLSRPELTAYGLP; translated from the coding sequence GTGGGGGATCAGCTGGCGGGCCGGTACCGCCTCGAACAGCGGCTCGGCAAGGGCGGCTTCGGCGAGGTGTGGCGGGCGCACGACACGGCGCTGGACCGGGCCGTGGCGGTGAAGGTGCTCCTGGAGACGGCCATGTCCGACGAGGCGGTCGCCCGCTTCCGGCGCGAGGCCACCATCGGGGCGCAGCTCCAGCATCCCGGCATCACCGTCGTGCACGACGTGGGCCAGGAGGAGGGGCGGCTCTTCATCGTGATGGAGCTGCTGGCGGGCGAGGATCTGCGCGCCACGCTGTCCCGGGTGCCGGACGGGCTGCCGGTGGCGGTGGCGCTGGACCTGGCCGCCCAGGCCGCGGAGGCACTGGCCGCCGCACACGAACGCTCCGTGATCCACCGGGACTTGAAGCCGGCCAATCTCTTCCTGCTGCCCACCGGGCGGCTCAAGATCTGCGATTTCGGCATCGCGCACTCCTCGGACGCCACGGCCGGCTGGACGGTGACCGGCCGGATCTTCGGCAGCCCGCCGTACATGGCCCCCGAGCAGTGGCGGGGCGAGCGGGTGGACGCCCGCTGCGATCTGTACGCGCTGGGAGGCGTGCTGTACGCGCTGCTGAGCGGGGAGCCGCCCTTCGGGGAGGCGGAGGTCCCCTACGTCCTGATGCGCCGGCACATCGAGGACCGGCCGCTCCCGCTGCGCGAAGCCGGTGCGGTGGTCGCTCCGGAGGTGGAGCGGCTGGTGCGGCAGCTGCTGGAGAAGGACCCGGCGCACCGGCCGGAGTCGGCACGGGCCACGGCGGCGGCACTACGGGCCCTGCTGGCGGAGCCCCTGACGGAGCCCCTGACCGGGGAGGGGGCACGGGCTGGGACCGGGAGCGGCACGGACGTCGGGGGCGGGGCGGAGACCCGCGTCACGGGCGGGGTGGAGACCCTCGTCACGGGCGGGGCTGAGGCCCCCGTCACGGGCGAGGCTGAGACCCCCGTCACGGGCGAGGCTGAGGCCCCCGTCATCGGCGGGGTGGAGGTCGGGGTTGTGCCCGCGTATGTGCGGGAATTCGTAAGGGAGTTGCTGCTGGAGGTCGAGGTCGGGCTGCGGGCGCTGGAGCCCGGGGACGAGGCGCGCATCGAGGTGCTGACCGTGGCCGCCGACGCCGCGGCGCGGTTCGACGCGGAGCTCGCGGGGCGGCTGCTCGGCGACGCCGAGATCGCGGCGTGGGAGGGCGGCCGCGGTGACGGGGCGCGGGTGGCCGAGCTGCTGACCCGCCTGGCCAGGGCCACCTCCACCCGCGCGCCGGCGCGTGCCCGGCGGCTGCTGACCGAGGCGCAGCAGGCGCTGTTCACGGTGTTCGGCTCCCACCGGGCGGGCCCGCTGTGCGCGGTGGCGGAGGAGCTGGCCGTGGTGGCCCCCGGGCAGGCCGCCCGGATCGCCGAGGACCACTTCGCGGACGGCATGGCGGACAAACGGCTCCGGGCCCGCGTCGCCACGGCCGTCGCGGCGGCCGATCCCGCGGAGGCGGAGCTGCAGTTGGCGCTGATACCGGACCCCGCGCTGCGCGGGGCCGCCACCTACGACATGGTGGTGGCCGTCGCCCCGCACGATGTGGCGGCGGCCCTGCGGCTGAGCGAGCGCATCGGCTCCGCCGGGGGAAGGCTGCTGGCGCTGTGCCAGGTGGCGCGGGACCGTTTCGGGGCCGGGGACCCGGCGGGCGGGGCCAGGGCGCTGGAGCAGGCCGAGGAGGAGCTGCCGCGGTTCCTGGAGGAGCGGGCGGCCTGGCTGCGCGAGGAGGCGGCGCACCACACCGGAGAGGGCCGGTTCGACGCGGCGGAGCGGCAGCTGAGCCAGGCCGACGCGCTGCTGGGCGGCCGCCCCGGGGAGGCCGCCGACGCGAAGGCCGACCACGCCCTGGCCTCGCTGGCCACGGCCCGGGCCCACCGGGAGCAGGACACCCGGCCGCCGCTCGACCCGGGCGCGGCGCGGGAGTGGGCGGGCCGGGCGCGGAACCTGCCGGACCCGGCGCAGCGGGCCCTGCGGCTGGCCCTTGCCGCCCGGCTCTGCGTGGGGACGGGCCGGACTCCCTGGCTGGCGGAGGCGGCCGCCGGCGCCGGGAGCCCGGCCCCGCCCGGGATCAGAGCCCTGGGCGGCCCGCAGGCGCCTGCCTCCGTACGCCCGACGGGCCCCGCGCCCAAGCGGCGTCACGAGCCCGGGGCCCTGGAGTGGCGCACGGGTGCCCGGCCGGACGCCACGTACGCGGCAGGCGCCCACGTGGTGTGGCGGTCCGGGACCGAGGTGGGCTGCGTAGGGGCCGAGGAGGGGGCGACCCGCTGGACGGCCCGCTCCGACGAGGGTGTGGCGGCCGCGCCCCCGCTGCCCGGGACCGGGCCGCTCCTGGTGTCCTGCGCGGCGGACGCGGCCACGGTGTACGTGGAGGTCCGGCGGGACGGCGCGCCCGGGGTACGGCTGCTGGCGCGCGAGCCGCGCGACGGGCGGGTGCGGTGGTGGCGGGACCTGCCCGGCACGGGGCGGGCGCAGCAGTTCGGGCCGCGGTCGCTGCGCAGCGCCGGGCCGGTGCTGGTGCACGGTGCGCCGGGGGACCTGACCGCGCTGCGGGCGGCGACGGGCGAGGTCCTGTGGCGGCGCGCCCTTGCCGACCCGGCGACGCGGTCCGCCGCCGCGGTGGGCGACTGCCTGGTCCTCGCGGACGTGCTGCGGCTGCAGGCGCTGCACCTGCCGACCGGCCGGCCGGTGTGGTCCTTCCGGCGGGCCGGCCCCACGGCGCGCACGCTGCACGATCCGCGGCTGTCCGGAGGCGGCCTGGTCCACCTCCTGGACGAGGGTTCGCTGCTGGCCCTGGACCAGGGCTCCGGCCGGGAGCTGTGGCGCTTCGCCCTGGGCGCCCCGGCAAAGGGCCTGCTGGTCGAACGCGGCACGGTGTACGCGGCCTCGCACGATCCGGAGGGCTGGGACCTGGTCCTCGCGCTCGACGCCGGGACGGGCGCCCTGCGCTGGCAGCGCCAGGCGGCCCGGTGCGCCGGAGCGGGGTGCGGGCTCGAACTGCTGGGACTGCGTCCGGGCGGCCTGTACGTCAAGGTCCCCCAGGGCGGCCGGCGCGGTCTCCTCGGCCGCTCGCCGGACCCGTACGCGGCGGTCCTGGACCCGGCTTCGGGCCGACCGCGCCGGTACTGGGACCACCCGCCCCTGGCCGCGGCCGACGCCCTGCTGATCGGCGACCACCTGGTCCTGTCCCGTCCGGAACTGACCGCGTACGGCCTGCCGTAG
- a CDS encoding succinate dehydrogenase/fumarate reductase iron-sulfur subunit — translation MSSYDAAFRIWRGDAEGGELRDFTVEVHDGEVVLDIVHRLQATQASDLAVRWNCKAGKCGSCSAEVNGRPRLMCMTRMSTFSREETITVTPLRAFPVVRDLVTDVSFNYQKAREVPAFVPPAGVAPGEYRMQQIDVERSQEFRKCIECFLCQDTCHVVRDHEENKVAFAGPRFLMRVAELDMHPLDAAAEAGLDRKRTAQEEHGLGYCNITKCCTEVCPEGIKITDNALIPLKERAVDRKYDPLVWLGNKIGRRSGR, via the coding sequence GTGAGTAGCTACGATGCCGCGTTCCGGATCTGGCGGGGCGACGCGGAGGGCGGTGAGCTGCGCGACTTCACCGTGGAGGTGCACGACGGGGAGGTGGTCCTGGACATCGTCCACCGGCTCCAGGCCACCCAGGCCTCCGACCTCGCGGTGCGGTGGAACTGCAAGGCGGGCAAGTGCGGTTCGTGCAGTGCGGAGGTCAACGGGCGGCCGCGGCTGATGTGCATGACGCGCATGTCGACCTTCTCCCGCGAGGAGACGATCACCGTGACCCCGCTGCGGGCCTTCCCGGTCGTCCGCGACCTGGTGACGGACGTGTCCTTCAACTACCAGAAGGCGCGCGAGGTGCCCGCCTTCGTGCCGCCCGCCGGGGTGGCGCCGGGCGAGTACCGGATGCAGCAGATCGATGTGGAGCGCTCGCAGGAGTTCCGCAAGTGCATCGAGTGCTTCCTGTGCCAGGACACCTGTCACGTGGTGCGCGACCACGAGGAGAACAAGGTGGCCTTCGCCGGTCCGCGCTTCCTGATGCGGGTGGCGGAGCTGGACATGCACCCGCTGGACGCGGCGGCCGAGGCGGGCCTGGACCGCAAGCGCACGGCGCAGGAGGAGCACGGACTCGGCTACTGCAACATCACCAAGTGCTGCACGGAGGTCTGCCCCGAGGGCATCAAGATCACCGACAACGCCCTGATCCCGCTGAAGGAGCGGGCCGTGGACCGCAAGTACGACCCGCTGGTGTGGCTGGGGAACAAGATCGGGCGCCGCTCCGGCCGATAG